Proteins found in one Nocardia brasiliensis ATCC 700358 genomic segment:
- a CDS encoding prepilin peptidase: protein MTFLAFAALLAWCAVLSVSDLRHRRLPNELTGSGAVAVLGYALSTTQFTAALLGAGLLALPYLVIHLLAPTAFGAGDVKLAVPLGAAAALGGGQAWVLAALGAPVLTAVAGLVLLLTRHLRTPANPPPPLPHGPAMCLTTVTALAVAHVT from the coding sequence ATGACTTTCCTCGCGTTCGCCGCCCTCCTCGCGTGGTGCGCGGTGCTGAGCGTCAGCGATCTCCGGCATCGGCGGCTACCGAACGAACTGACCGGTTCGGGAGCCGTCGCGGTCCTCGGATATGCCCTGTCCACAACACAATTCACAGCCGCCCTGCTGGGCGCCGGACTACTCGCGCTCCCGTATCTCGTGATCCACCTGCTCGCCCCCACGGCGTTCGGCGCGGGAGACGTGAAGCTCGCGGTCCCACTCGGCGCGGCCGCCGCGCTCGGCGGTGGTCAAGCCTGGGTGCTCGCCGCCTTGGGCGCACCTGTACTCACCGCCGTTGCCGGCCTGGTCCTGCTCCTCACCCGCCACCTCCGAACACCCGCCAACCCACCCCCTCCCCTACCGCACGGCCCCGCAATGTGCCTGACCACGGTCACCGCCCTGGCAGTCGCCCACGTCACCTGA